TTTAAATTGCACTCCGTTCTTTACTTGAGTCAGTCGACTCTACAACAACTATCCTGAggtgattatttttttggtggaaATTTTGACCAAATTCTTAAGCAAAAAGTCTTCAATCGTTTGATCAACTTATATCTTCTACAACATTCTAGAGATACGTACAGATACCTTTATTGCTCTRCCCAGTCCTGGTGAAACTTGATGGGTTCTCACCGATAGTGGCCACCACTTCAACTTAGTAAATACGTTCATTGAGCAATGGCTCTTTATCTTCAGTTTATAAGTCTAACTCAGTTATGGCCTAGCCTCCACTCAtgtaacaataataaatttatttctattATACTCTATGACTGGACTTACATAGTGTTAGAAGCATTCACTCAGATGTGAAATCTGRTAAAACGAAATCGGACATAACGCCCAGGGTAATCAAACTGATACATTCAGTTCTGAATTACTATATAGTTTATTCCGAGATCAACGAAGCTGAGCTCggaaaaatgaaaaaaaaaactaacgCTTCTAGATCCACTAggtctttttttgttattggtTTCCAAGgcaaaaaaattccaaaaagGGAAAGAGTTTTCAagagaaatttttcattttcttttttcaatttatagTCGTAGGGTCCAACTTCTCCATGgggttgaaaaattttagTAGTGCGTGACTTAGGGCTATAGCCCTAATCCATCACGTGCAGCCCTTAACTTTTTTTCTACTCACAACTCACTCacacaaatttttttttttctgcaGTACTTCCTCACACACCCTCACTCTTAgtcaataaaaaaattgtctGCCAAAAATTTCACACCTCTTTATCCTATCACAACccaaatcaacaatgaGTGACGCCGTTACCATCAGAACTAGAAAGGTTATTTCCAACCCATTATTGGCCAGAAGACAATTCGTCATTGATGTTTTACACCCAAACAGAGCCAACGTCTCCAAGGATGAGTTAAGAGAAAAATTAGCTGAAATCTACAAGGCCGAAAAGGACGCCGTCTCCGTTTTTGGATTCAGAACCcaatttggtggtggtaaatCCACtggttttggtttaatCTACCAATCCGTCGCCGATGCCAAAAGATTCGAACCAGCTTACAGATTAGTCAGATACGGTTTAGCTGAAAAAGTCGAAAAGGCTTCCAgacaacaaagaaaacaaaagaagaacaGAGACAAGAAGATCTTTGGTACTCAAAGAAGAGCTCAAAAGAGAGCTGCCAGAAGAAACGCCGACTAAGGGGTATAGCTTATATATTACAATTTAATGTACAATAGCAAAAcgaataaaaaaaaaaatgtagaccaccaaaaaaaaaaaaattatgttTCTCATCAATGTCAGAAAGAAAAGCAATCAACAAGTGGTACCCACCAGACTACGACCCATCAAAGATTCCTAGACCCAAAAAGAATGCCAACCAGCCCATCAAGATCCGTATGATGGCACCATACTCGATGAGGTGTCTCAAGTGCGATGAGTATATCGGTGCACGTCGTTCGTTCAATgcaagaaaagaaatcacCAACGAAAAGTACCTCAACATAAAGATTATAAGGTTTTACATCACCTGTCCAGGGTGCAACAACACCATCACATTCAAGACCGACCCCAAGAACGCCGGGTACACCCCCGAAGAAGGTGCTGTCAGAAACTACGAAAAGGCCAAACCTACAGAAACTGAGGACGACATACTTGCAAGATTGCAgaaagaagaggaagaagacCAAAAGTATCACCTCCTCCAGGCCAAGCGTAAGAAGAACCCATTTTGGAACGAACAGACTCTGGGCATGGAAAATCTCGAACAGCGATTAAAAGagcaacaccaccaccaaaaacTAGACCAGCAACTAGAAGCCATCCAAGCCAGGGCCGTCAACAAGGACCTCCTCGAATCCAAAGCAAGAGAAAATCtacaacaatcaacaaaacCGGTTGCCAAACGCAAGCTTGTCATTCCTACAACTATCAAACTCCCTAAAAAACCTAGACTTGCCCGCCCTAATCCTGAAACTCAAAATCGTTCAACGTAAATATTGGCACGTCCGGCGGCTGCACGGCCTGGTGGTACTCAACCTTAATTTCCTGCAACTGCAGCACCAATTGCTTGGTCTCCGACTTATCCATATCCTTACGACACAAACATACCCCACGAATATACTCTACCGAACAATCATAAAACTTGGGTAGCACCTCGTGCTGCCACACAtctttgatattgttaACTTCAACTGTCCCCAATACCAGCAACAACTCAATGGCATTAAGCGACGCAAAAAAGTATTCCCCATCTTTCCTGGTAAACAACGGGTCAAGGCCACTaaaaaagatttcaatATCCCTGGTAATACCTTCGCTAAACGATTTATACTTTTTGGTGGCCTGTGGATCAATCTTTTTCCCATCGCCATGCAAGATATTTTCATAGCCAATTCTAATATACGTAGGAATAAAAttatccaaaaaaataacaaacaacaactggTAGACCGGGTACACACAGTACTGTCTCATCTCTCCCATATACTCGCTAATCGTCTCTACCACAAGCTTAGCAAGCGTCGGCTCGCCCGTTTGCGAGTGTCCATCTTCATACCACTTTTTCGTAAACAACTTGCACAACGCCGGCGTCAAATCGTTCATGATTATGTCGGTGATTGCACTCAATATCTCAGAAATCAACGCGTTAGAACTCTCCGACGCAACATCAAACGCCTTACCAATCCGTGCATGGTAGTTGGTGTGCACCTTCTCTTTGTATGTCGGGGCAAATTTGTCGTTCATTATATCATCACTAATGTCCAACGAGTTCGCCAACGCCGCCAAGTACTCAATCAACCCCTCCCTCAGGAGCTTGCTCTGCTCTTCTGGCGACAAACTGTCAATGTCAACCACCGGCGGCTTCTTCCTGAACAACCGTTTCGCCTTACTCTCCTTAATCAAGTACCCTTCATTGTTAAACACCGACATGTACCGGTCCATCTCGTCTTCAACCACTTCCCTAAAATTGGCAATACGCTTGACATAGCATTCTGACCAGCTCTCAATTACCTCCACCAAAATCCTCGAGTACTTGGACTCTGCAGCAACATCAGCCTGCTCTTTAAGCATCGTCAACGCAATCTTGAAATCTGGCATAACATACACATTAAGGTCGATCGTGAGCTGCACCTCATTCTTATCAGCATCCAAATCTTCAATCGTCAGCTCAATAGGGTAAATGTCCGGCGCATTCGGTCTTTCGGTAAATGTTTTCGTCTCTTGTCGaatcaaattatcattCCACTCCTTCATTTTGGTCgtaatattattcaaataatcGTCCAACACACTATTCTTAAGCTCTTCGCCAATTATCGACTTTTGCTTAACGCCAAACTCAGACACAAACGCACCATATTTCGAGTCATACAGCAAGATCTTGAGCAAGTCTTCGGCTGGCGGGTCGGTATTAATAAGGTCCATGGTAAAATCGTGCAACCGGTTATAATACACATCCTGGATAAACGCACTCACACCCCAATTCGCAGGAAATAGCTTGTCCAACGTGGTATACACAAACCGCATCTCATCCTCTAACCAGTACAACCCGTCATACACAAGTATCTTGTCGTTCCCATAGTACTCCACACACAGATCAAATATCTCATATAGATGGGTCCGCAACTTGTCAAAGAAAAACTTCTTATAGTTTCTGCTCCGGCCACGAAACGTCTTGTAGTTCACCGTCTTGGGGTCCGCCGAAACCATATCCAAACTCTTGAGCAACGACACCTTCAAATCCTCATTCTCCTCCCATGTGACCACTcccaaaatattgaaaaaacacTCGAAATTGCCTTCCTTGGTCACCTCAGTCAAACTCTGGATCCCTTCATTGAGCAACTCATCAAACAACTTGATCGTAGTCTTGATTGGCGAAACAACCTTATACACAATCGACTGTAAATCGTCCGACAACCTCGTCGAGTACACCTCCAAATAGTCAACAAAATTCCTTGCCTGAGTATATGCATGGTGGATCCTAACAAAGTTCGGTAACGGGTACTTCAAGTCATTCTGCAACCCCTGCAACTCCCTTTGGATCTCCTCGTTCAATGCCTCAACAAATCTCTTGAACCCAGAAATATCCTCATACAAACTCCCCACTTGGTGTAAAAACTGGTTCACCATAGTCATCTTCTTGATCGTATCGTACTCCCTCACCTCCCCAATCGTACTATCATGCACTTGCTGCACCTCCCCAATACTCCCCTTTATTGAATCGAGTCTCTCCATGGTGTTGTGTAAATTCGCTAAATTCTTCATAATCGAATCAATCTGCACCTGCGTCGTCGACGACAACTTCACATCAACAGACGACTTCTCCTTAAGAAATTGCTGTCTAATACTGCCTATCTTGGCCAAATCATCTTccaatttgatcaattcaCTGATCTTAGATAACGTTGAATCGCTCATGACGTGGAGAGAGTAAACGagattctttttttgttgttcatttttttttttttttctcttcctATATACTAATGTTTTTTCGTGTACCTTCTACCATACGGGTTGCCCATCATCATCGGGTTACCAAACTGGGGTGGTGGCACAAACCCTTGCGGCGGATAAAACGTAGGGTCGCCATAAAATACCGGCATCTGTGGCGGAAACATCATCGCAAactgctgttgctgctgctgctgcatCATGGCCGCCGCCTGTGGCGACATCGGGAACTTGTTCGCATATATAGGCGGGGCCACCGGAGCAACTATTGGCCGCGCCGTAAACAACTTATCGTGAGCAACATCAACGGTAGATTCCCATGTAGGCGGGGTCTGGAACGACTTTTCGTACTCCTTGTGCTTTCTTCTGGTCGTGACAAACATATTAAACCCACACTTAAACTCCTTAATTTTGGTGGTCTGTCCATCTTTGGTTGGCACTTTGTTCACCCCAAAAAAGTCTGCTGCCGATATCTGATAGTGCTTCTTGACATTCCCATTCGAATATGGTCGGGGCGACTTCTTGGGCGACGATATGGTGGCGTGTTTCGACGATGGCGTAAACACTGCAGCTTTCGGGTTCAACTTGTACGTCTTCGGCTCTTTCTTGGTGTGgtcttgttgtttctttaaAATCTCGTCCTGCTTCATCTTATCTTTGGCCAAAATTGGTAACAAGTCCTGTGGCATCTTATGCGGGATCTTGAAGTTGGCACTAAACTCACGCAACGAGTTGATCTCACTCTGCGCATTCAACCTAAACGATTCATTTGGCACCGGCGGTTTCGGTGGTATAGACTCGGGTTTCGCCTGTTTCGAACTAGATACAATCGCCGGATCATGGTGGTGGTGCGTGGTCGTACCCTGTTGTGCTGGTTTCGAAATACTGGCATTCCTTAACGCTGCCATCAACTCGTCGCCTCTCCTATCAACCCCAGAATACTTGTCCTCCTCATCTACCCCACTATCATCCACAACCACCCCTCTTTCCTCCAAAATGTGTCGATCAGTAGTGGCTTGCTGTTCAATCTCCTTGGCAATTCTCTCGGCCTTGGCAACACGTTCGTGGTAGTCGGGCGCTGACGTATCGATTCGAGTGGTATACAAATGCTCATCATAACTAGACTCAACACCAAACTTTTCTTGGTTGACTTTAAACTGGTCCCATTCACTTCCGTCGTCCTCCAACGTCAACTCAACTTCGTCGTCAGGAACCCATCTCTCAAGTTCACGTTCCTTAATCTGCATCTTTCCAGAAATATCCGCATCGGTCTTAAACTCGTGTGGCGGCTTCACGGGCTCACTCAAATCCACATCAACTtccaaatcaatcaaatccTTGGCCTGAATAATCAAGTTCTCCGGCAACTTATCGAGATTGTTCTTCTCATTAAGCAAACTACTTCCCACAAGCTGTGGCTTTAACAAAACCACCGACAACGGCGAAAGATCCGACCCAACCAACAACCCTTGATAACGCGATCCGTCGGTGATGGTGGCAATACACTTTTTCCCCATAGCTTTGCTCGTCAAGTACACTAACCGCTTATCGTCATTGGCAAAACGTGAGTTTGAACGGCGGTGTCCGTTCTTCGACTGGCCCTTCATTGGTGTTGGtagaaagaaatttttgttgtcacttcaatttttttttttgtttttcttttttgttcgCATATATTTTAACAACATATACTATTTAATCCCATACCTATTTCCACACTATCTACAACTTCCCAGTACAACAACACAAACTGTTTGAGAAACTCTAAATCCGCGTTCGAGTACGGATCAAGCTCCATCTCAACAACGTCCTGGTACGTCAACTCTAAACAAATACGTCTAGTCAACGGCTGGTCGTCAGTACTCGCCTGATCGTCCCACACTTCCAACACCGCCTCATTGATCATGTAGAACCATTTCTTTGTCAATTTATGGAAATATCCAACAATATTAACCAAATCCACCAAATCCACCTTATCCGGGACACGCGGTGGTGGCGGCACATCCCCATACTGACCAGCAGTGGCAAACCACGAAAACGCCGACCAAATAGACTCCGTCCACGAAACCGGCTCCGTAGCATCGGTCTTCCACCATGAAGGCGTGTCTCCCACCACACTCCCACTAAAATCTTTTGACACGTCACTTCTTATAGACGACAAATCGTCTGCAGAAATACCACTGCTGTTTGTAAACCCATCTCTAGTTCTTGGCAACTCCAGGTATATCAACCCAAACTTCTGGTAATCCTTATTTGTAGCACGGAGTGGTTGCTGCGCATAATCAAATACTTTGGCGTGTTCATCAATTATAACCCCGATATCATACACCGCATTATCTTTAAGAATATCGTCGTTGGTACTGCCAATATAACCTCGACACTTTAGCAACTCCCCGCCCATATCAGTCAACCCAATCTGGTACACCGGCTGCGAGTACGTTGGTGTCTCGACAAAATCAATCTCCTGCGGCACAACCGATAACAACGATATCAAGTAACAAAACGACGAAATGTTATACAAATTGTCAACACCACTCGGCAAAATATCCTGGTCGTCGTACGATTTGTGGTGCTGGTTAAATATCAAGATCCTCTTCCTCAACAAACTTTGTTTATACAACACAAACACTAACGGGCCCAAAGATCGAAACATTTCCGGCAAGTTCGTAAGCAAGTGGTTGTCCACATTAGGCACAACTTTGGGAATACCCTTTAGTCCAACATACTCTCCCAGGTGCACAAACGAAACAAGTTTCTGGTGTATTGCATCCGCATACTCCCACCCATTGTCGATAAACTCGTTGGGTTTCCAAACACTAGGCTTTGGTTCACACAAAACTCCCATCGCAAACATCTTGACATTATTTCGATCACGACTATCGTCGCCAATTATATACTGGTAGTACTTGCTCAATCCATAGTACACCTTCCCTTGAAACCAATGGCTGAACAAAACCGTGCTGGTGCCAAACTCTTGTATCCCAGAAGGCAAAACCTTATACTCCAACccatcaaaatcaaacccAGCAATCTTCGCTTCTTGGTGTACTAGTTTATACCCCGATCTAACATCAAACTCTGCAATAAATAAGGCAATTATATTAGAAGACATTACTAtgtgaaaagaaaagtacaaaaaaaatttttttttttggaggGGGGCTACACACTATGCTCTTATTCTCAAGATAAAGTTGACAACAACAGCTACCAATAAGAAAATACACAACATCGTTGGTCCAAATCTATCGTCATATGGTCCTGACCCTCTCAATCTAATAGCCTTGGCTCTCCAATGATAAGTAACTAAAGCATAAACCATCGTCAACATCGCAATAAACGTAAACAAACCAGCAGAAATTCTTCCCACATAATCACCGAAATTCAATAACCCAACACCCAAAGATCCTAAAATGACCGTGAAATTCAACCACGAAAGAAAGGTTCTTTCATTGGCAAAAAATACCTTTGGCTCAACTCTAGCTGGTAACGCAATTCTCTTATTAGTAGATGACATGGTGGTTAGGAAAAAAATGTGTGATAAAAAGACTTGTTTTTATCAGTTCGacaaaatttattgttacatttttttgtgaGAGCCGCATTACTACACACGTGGGCTACTTATCGTGTGACTACTCAAATCTCGGCtctaaaattaatttaccTTTGGGTCCCGAAAACCCTCTTCCCATAGCAAATACCGTATTACCTCTAACCAACGTCTCCAATACCCGCCCCCTAAACTCCATCCCATCATACGCCGTCAActtgtttttgaaatacGTCTCCTTGTTTTCCACTACATACTTGGCGTCAGTATcgaaaatcaacaaatcagCATCGTACCCCACCCTAATGGTGCCCTTACAATGACTCAACCCTACTTGCTTAGCAGTATTCCATGAACACCATTTGTTAATTTCCGCCAAGCTGATGGGCGGGTCCAATTTAAGGCCTTCAGTGTACAATATCGGCAATCCAAACCCAACAGACGAAATCCCACCCCAGGCTTCAAAGAAATCGCCCTTTTCCATACCTTTCAAATCTGGCGTACACGGAGAATGGTCAGAAACAACAGTGGTTATCACATCGTTTCGAAGTGCTTTCCACAACAATTTACGATTATCGTCAGTTCTAATCGGTGGACAACACTTGAAATGCGTCGAACAGCTCCCAATTCTTTCAGCACACAACGACAAGTAATGGAAACAAGTTTCAGCAGTTACCGGCAACCCCTTGGCTTTGGCAGCACGCAACAATGGCACAGCTTCGTGGGTCGCCAAGTGCACAATATGGAGTGGCACCGTTGGCAATAGTGTCGAGCAGTTTATAATCTCAGCAATAGCAGtggtttcaaaattatcgGGTCTCGATGCCAAAAACGTTGCATACGCAGTGGGGTCGATATTGGCCAACTCGGCGTTCTCCTGTTGCGCCAACAATAACGGGGTGTTGACTTTGGTGTCTTCTTCGGTGTAGCTATATGAGCGCAGATGGTGCGTGTTGACTTTCCTGGCATTCTTACCAAAAGTAGGCTCGGCCCCTGCCAAGATCGGCGTGTGTGCCAACGCCTTGGCTTGTTTATCTGACAAGACCGACGGGTTGATAGACCCAGCATGGTTGTGTGGTAACCGACAATTCTCATGTTCGTGATGGTGGTCCCCTGGGTCGTTGCTCAATAACCTGACTACTGGTGTGGGTGCCCTATCAATAAAGCTGGCCGACATTCCCAAATCAAAGTCGTCAATCTCGGCCGTTAACGTATCTGCCGAGTCGCTAAACTCCTCTTTTTCCCGCGGCTGCATTTCAGCATGGAACATCAACATCGTCTTTTCGTCTTTAACCTCCTTCATGGCCGCCAAAATATGGGCTGGCGTAATAGCAGGAAACTCATCGACCCCAGACTCGATCAAAAATGCTTTAAACCCACGCACACCCATTCGAATCAACGGTTTCAAATCGTACAAATTATCAGGGATCAACCCGCCCCAAAACCCCACATCAACCCACGTCTGGCCCTTGGCGGCATTAATTTTCAAGTTAAAGTTGGCAACAGTAGTGGTAGGAGGAATGGCATTCAACGGCATATCAATCACAGTAGTGACACCTCCCGATGCAGCAGCTTTGGTCCCAGTTTCAAACCCTTCCCATTCAGTTCTACCGGGCTCGTTCAAGTGGACATGTGCATCAACTAGCCCAGGCATAATCACTGCTGGCGTAACATTTCTATAGTCTATAGGAAAAACATTATAGCGTGCCAAAATCGGATCATTGGGCGGTAAAACCCTATCAACAATCTCTAAAATCGTGCCTGACTCTACCGAAAAAATGATGGTGGCTGGTAAAAGTGTGTCATTAACCAACACTCTAGTCGATGATAATGCTCGTGACATGGTTGCCTGataagagaaagaaaactaCTAAGGTCGACGAAATTTTtacaatatatatattttttgagataaacttttttttctctttgtgTAACGATTCGGTTTTGGCCGAAACACTCATCGGGATGCGAGGCCCACTAGTATGTGATCAATTGTTTACCCGATTTAGAATTGGCTACCCCATCTTTATACAACTCATGCAATTCCTTGCTACCATCAAATCTCGTCTCGGTCGATTTCGCATCTTTTAATTCACCAGACTCGTACCattcaatgatttgattcaatgtcttcaacttcaattcCCTATTGTGTTTCAACAACTCAGTCACCCAGAACCCAGCACTAGTAAAGTTCTTGAAAATGTGTAATGACGTAGGAATGGTTACTGGCTGGAATGACATCCCACCATAAGTCAACATCAACCCgttattgttcaattttctGGCAATACCAGTAGAACTTTTCCCACCAACACAATTGAGTGCCAATTTGGCTTCACCACCAGACTCTTTTATCCAGCCTTTGATAGTAGGGCCAAACTCTTTGGAATTGTTTTGCTCTTCAGTAATCACCTGTGTAGCACCTAATTCTTTCAACTCTTCGACAACCTCTTCAAGATTAGGTCTATCTCTAATAACCGAGATggaattgaaattcaacaacttcCCAATCTGCGAAGCGTACTTACCCACAGCCGAGTTCCCTCCATTTTGAATAAACCAATCCTTCCCTGGGCTCAACTTGACGTAATGGGTTAACATAAGGTACGCGGTCATCGGGTTGACGGAAATTGTTGCTCCTTGGTTGAGCGATAACCCTTGCGGTTTGCCATTGGCTTTGGATTGAGTGGGATTGGGCAATTGAATAAAGTCTTGTTCTTCTCCTAAAGCATGCGTTCTCCAAGTACCAAAATTCACATTGGCGGGAATAACCCAATCGCCAGCTTCAAGCCCCTTGACATTGTCTCCAACCTTAAGAACTTCAAATAACCCTTCGTTCCCACATGGTGCTGCTGGCTCGGATGTTCCAAATGCAGTAGTCTTTTCTGGCTTCGATGGGTAAACACCTTGGATTTGGTTAATATCCGACGGGTTAACTGGTGACGCCAACGTTTTCACCACAACTTGGTTCGGAGTTAAGTTCTCGTCGTCGATCTCAAAATTTTGCGTAAACAACACATCTTTGGGTTCACCGTGTTGACTATAAAGTACAGCCTGAGCAGTGATCATGGTTCTAAACTGTTGAGCAACTAACAGGTTTGGACGAATGgattgtttcaataaagAGTACATcgttgaagaagaaaaagaaaaagagtaAAGTGGGGGTGGTGCTCTCCTCacggaaaaaaaaaaaaaatttatatttctaCTTTGCTAATCGTTGTTGCTTCTGTAATCTTTTCAACTTCGTGTTTTGGTAAGTGCCCAAGAAAAAGTATACcacattgaaaaataccACCCAAAGTTCTGGCGGTACAAATTTCTGTGCAATGACAAGGGCCACACTAGAAGTCACTAACGAACTTTTCAAAACTCCGAAGTACCCTTTCTTTAACCCAGCACGCACTATAGCCACAATCTTGTTGAGTTCAGCAATTGGGTTGATGGAACCTTTGGGTAACTTGTAATTATTGATCAACGCAATCCATGATACAAAACACGCAGCAAGGGTCGGTGTGACCGTACTCAAAGACGTCAAGATCTGTAAGATCTTTCCGGACTTTGTCAATGGGCCTTTAAATAtcttattattaatgataaagTACATGTAGTGACTAATTGGAGTGGCAATACAACTCCCATAAATAATCATTGTCAACAATTTCTGGGTAAACACATGTTTGATCTTGATACCTGCAATTTTCGTTTCCTGAAACTCGTTG
The sequence above is a segment of the Candida albicans SC5314 chromosome 3, complete sequence genome. Coding sequences within it:
- the RPS24 gene encoding 40S ribosomal protein eS24 (Predicted ribosomal protein; hyphal downregulated; repressed upon phagocytosis by murine macrophage; transcriptionally activated by Tbf1; Spider biofilm repressed); the encoded protein is MSDAVTIRTRKVISNPLLARRQFVIDVLHPNRANVSKDELREKLAEIYKAEKDAVSVFGFRTQFGGGKSTGFGLIYQSVADAKRFEPAYRLVRYGLAEKVEKASRQQRKQKKNRDKKIFGTQRRAQKRAARRNAD
- a CDS encoding mRNA splicing protein (Ortholog(s) have first spliceosomal transesterification activity, role in generation of catalytic spliceosome for first transesterification step and U2-type catalytic step 1 spliceosome, mitotic spindle pole body localization), which gives rise to MSERKAINKWYPPDYDPSKIPRPKKNANQPIKIRMMAPYSMRCLKCDEYIGARRSFNARKEITNEKYLNIKIIRFYITCPGCNNTITFKTDPKNAGYTPEEGAVRNYEKAKPTETEDDILARLQKEEEEDQKYHLLQAKRKKNPFWNEQTSGMENLEQRLKEQHHHQKLDQQLEAIQARAVNKDLLESKARENLQQSTKPVAKRKLVIPTTIKLPKKPRLARPNPETQNRST
- the SEC6 gene encoding SNARE-binding exocyst subunit (Predicted subunit of the exocyst complex, involved in exocytosis; localizes to a crescent on the surface of the hyphal tip; Hap43p-repressed), with the translated sequence MSDSTLSKISELIKLEDDLAKIGSIRQQFLKEKSSVDVKLSSTTQVQIDSIMKNLANLHNTMERLDSIKGSIGEVQQVHDSTIGEVREYDTIKKMTMVNQFLHQVGSLYEDISGFKRFVEALNEEIQRELQGLQNDLKYPLPNFVRIHHAYTQARNFVDYLEVYSTRLSDDLQSIVYKVVSPIKTTIKLFDELLNEGIQSLTEVTKEGNFECFFNILGVVTWEENEDLKVSLLKSLDMVSADPKTVNYKTFRGRSRNYKKFFFDKLRTHLYEIFDSCVEYYGNDKILVYDGLYWLEDEMRFVYTTLDKLFPANWGVSAFIQDVYYNRLHDFTMDLINTDPPAEDLLKILSYDSKYGAFVSEFGVKQKSIIGEELKNSVLDDYLNNITTKMKEWNDNLIRQETKTFTERPNAPDIYPIESTIEDLDADKNEVQLTIDLNVYVMPDFKIALTMLKEQADVAAESKYSRILVEVIESWSECYVKRIANFREVVEDEMDRYMSVFNNEGYLIKESKAKRLFRKKPPVVDIDSLSPEEQSKLSREGLIEYLAALANSLDISDDIMNDKFAPTYKEKVHTNYHARIGKAFDVASESSNALISEILSAITDIIMNDLTPALCKLFTKKWYEDGHSQTGEPTLAKLVVETISEYMGEMRQYCVYPVYQLLFVIFLDNFIPTYIRIGYENILHGDGKKIDPQATKKYKSFSEGITRDIEIFFSGLDPLFTRKDGEYFFASLNAIELLSVLGTVEVNNIKDVWQHEVLPKFYDCSVEYIRGVCLCRKDMDKSETKQLVSQLQEIKVEYHQAVQPPDVPIFTLNDFEFQD
- a CDS encoding uncharacterized protein (Protein of unknown function), with product MQDIFIANSNIRRNKIIQKNNKQQSVDRVHTVSSHLSHILANRLYHKLSKRRLARLRVSIFIPLFRKQLAQRRRQIVHDYVGDCTQYLRNQRVRTLRRNIKRLTNPCMVVGVHLLFVCRGKFVVHYIITNVQRVRQRRQVLNQPLPQELASLFWRQTVNVNHRRLLPEQPFRLTLLNQVPFIVKHRHVPVHLVFNHFPKIGNTLDIAF
- a CDS encoding uncharacterized protein (mRNA polyadenylation regulating protein; Hap43-repressed; transcript is upregulated in RHE model of oral candidiasis and in clinical isolates from HIV+ patients with oral candidiasis; Spider biofilm repressed); amino-acid sequence: MKGQSKNGHRRSNSRFANDDKRLVYLTSKAMGKKCIATITDGSRYQGLLVGSDLSPLSVVLLKPQLVGSSLLNEKNNLDKLPENLIIQAKDLIDLEVDVDLSEPVKPPHEFKTDADISGKMQIKERELERWVPDDEVELTLEDDGSEWDQFKVNQEKFGVESSYDEHLYTTRIDTSAPDYHERVAKAERIAKEIEQQATTDRHILEERGVVVDDSGVDEEDKYSGVDRRGDELMAALRNASISKPAQQGTTTHHHHDPAIVSSSKQAKPESIPPKPPVPNESFRLNAQSEINSLREFSANFKIPHKMPQDLLPILAKDKMKQDEILKKQQDHTKKEPKTYKLNPKAAVFTPSSKHATISSPKKSPRPYSNGNVKKHYQISAADFFGVNKVPTKDGQTTKIKEFKCGFNMFVTTRRKHKEYEKSFQTPPTWESTVDVAHDKLFTARPIVAPVAPPIYANKFPMSPQAAAMMQQQQQQQFAMMFPPQMPVFYGDPTFYPPQGFVPPPQFGNPMMMGNPYGRRYTKKH
- a CDS encoding uncharacterized protein (Protein of unknown function), producing the protein MFFRVPSTIRVAHHHRVTKSGWWHKPLRRIKRRVAIKYRHSWRKHHRKSSLSSSSHHGRRSWRHRELVRIYRRGHRSNYWPRRKQLIVSNINGRFPCRRGSERLFVLLVLSSGRDKHIKPTLKLLNFGGSSIFGWHFVHPKKVCCRYSIVLLDIPIRIWSGRLLGRRYGGVFRRWRKHCSFRVQLVRLRLFLGVVLLFL
- a CDS encoding uncharacterized protein (Ortholog of Candida albicans WO-1 : CAWG_02350); its protein translation is MVACFDDGVNTAAFGFNLYVFGSFLVWSCCFFKISSCFILSLAKIGNKSCGILCGILKLALNSRNELISLCAFNLNDSFGTGGFGGIDSGFACFELDTIAGSWWWCVVVPCCAGFEISAFLNAAINSSPLLSTPEYLSSSSTPLSSTTTPLSSKMCRSVVACCSISLAILSALATRSW
- a CDS encoding uncharacterized protein (Ortholog(s) have Golgi apparatus, endoplasmic reticulum, lipid particle localization), yielding MSSNIIALFIAEFDVRSGYKLVHQEAKIAGFDFDGLEYKVLPSGIQEFGTSTVLFSHWFQGKVYYGLSKYYQYIIGDDSRDRNNVKMFAMGVLCEPKPSVWKPNEFIDNGWEYADAIHQKLVSFVHSGEYVGLKGIPKVVPNVDNHLLTNLPEMFRSLGPLVFVLYKQSLLRKRILIFNQHHKSYDDQDILPSGVDNLYNISSFCYLISLLSVVPQEIDFVETPTYSQPVYQIGLTDMGGELLKCRGYIGSTNDDILKDNAVYDIGVIIDEHAKVFDYAQQPLRATNKDYQKFGLIYSELPRTRDGFTNSSGISADDLSSIRSDVSKDFSGSVVGDTPSWWKTDATEPVSWTESIWSAFSWFATAGQYGDVPPPPRVPDKVDLVDLVNIVGYFHKLTKKWFYMINEAVLEVWDDQASTDDQPLTRRICLELTYQDVVEMELDPYSNADLEFLKQFVLLYWEVVDSVEIGMGLNSICC